The following coding sequences lie in one Hippopotamus amphibius kiboko isolate mHipAmp2 chromosome 7, mHipAmp2.hap2, whole genome shotgun sequence genomic window:
- the MIEF1 gene encoding mitochondrial dynamics protein MIEF1 isoform X3, whose product MFCFKRNKTVFIVLYGELCMVSFVLIGLLCLRQAMAGAGERKSKKDDNGIGTAIDFVLSNARLVLGVGGAAMLGIATLAVKRMYDRAISAPTSPTRLSHSGKRSWEEPNWMGSPRLLNKDMKTGLSRSLQALPTGSSAFDTDTFCPPRPKPLAKKGQVDLKKSRLRMSLQEKLLTYYRNRAAIPAGEQARAKQAAVDICAELRSFLRAKLPDMPLRDMYLSGSLYDDLQVVTADHIQLIVPLVLEQNLWSCIPGEDTIMNVPGFFLVRRENPEYFPRGSSYWDRCVVGGYLSPKTVADTFEKVVAGSINWPAIGSLLDYVIRPAPPPEALTLEVQYELDKHLVIDFLPSVTLGDTVLVAKPHRLAQYDNLWRLSLRPAETARLRALDQADLGCRSLCLKILKAICKSTPALGHLTASQLTNVILHLAQEEADWSPDVLADRFLQALRGLINYLEAGVLPSALNPKVNLFAELTPEEIDELGYTLYCSLSEPEVLLQT is encoded by the exons GCAAGCAATGGCAGGCGCTGGTGAGCGCAAAAGCAAGAAGGATGACAATGGCATCGGGACGGCCATTGATTTTGTGCTCTCCAATGCCCGGCtggtgctgggggtgggtggagcaGCCATGCTGGGCATCGCTACACTGGCAGTTAAGCGG ATGTACGATAGGGCGATCAGTGCCCCTACCAGCCCCACCCGCCTGAGCCATTCAGGGAAAAGGAGCTGGGAAGAACCGAACTGGATGGGCTCCCCTCGACTGCTTAACAAGGACATGAAGACAGGCCTAAGCAGGTCCCTACAGGCCCTCCCCACAGGCTCCTCGGCCTTTGACACAG ATACATTCTGCCCACCCCGGCCCAAGCCATTGGCCAAGAAGGGCCAGGTAGACTTGAAGAAGTCACGACTCCGCATGTCCCTGCAGGAGAAACTTCTTACTTACTACCGGAACCGGGCGGCCATCCCTGCTGGTGAGCAGGCTCGGGCCAAACAAGCTGCCGTGGACATATGTGCCGAGCTCCGGAGCTTCCTGCGGGCCAAGTTGCCTGACATGCCACTTCGGGATATGTACCTGAGTGGCAGCCTCTATGACGACCTGCAG GTGGTGACAGCTGACCACATCCAACTCATCGTGCCCCTTGTGCTGGAGCAGAACCTGTGGTCGTGTATCCCCGGAGAGGACACCATCATGAACGTCCCTGGCTTCTTCCTGGTTCGCCGGGAGAACCCAGAGTATTTCCCTCGTGGCAGCAGTTACTGGGACCGCTGTGTCGTAGGGGGCTACCTGTCTCCAAAGACGGTGGCAGACACGTTCGAGAAGGTTGTGGCTGGCTCCATCAACTGGCCGGCCATCGGGTCCCTCTTGGACTATGTGATTCGACCGGCACCACCCCCAGAGGCTCTGACTCTAGAAGTGCAGTATGAGCTCGACAAGCATCTTGTCATTGACTTCCTGCCATCAGTGACCCTTGGTGACACTGTCTTGGTGGCCAAACCACACCGGCTAGCCCAGTACGACAACCTGTGGCGGCTGAGCCTGCGTCCCGCCGAGACGGCACGCCTGCGGGCTCTGGACCAGGCTGACTTGGGCTGCCGCTCTCTGTGCCTCAAGATCCTCAAGGCCATATGCAAGTCCACCCCGGCCCTGGGCCACCTCACTGCCAGCCAGCTCACCAACGTCATCCTCCACTTGGCCCAGGAGGAGGCTGACTGGTCTCCAGATGTGCTGGCCGACCGATTCCTACAGGCCTTGAGGGGACTCATCAACTATTTAGAGGCTGGAGTTCTGCCCAGTGCCCTAAACCCCAAGGTGAACTTATTTGCAGAGCTCACCCCTGAGGAAATAGATGAATTGGGATACACTCTCTACTGCTCACTGTCTGAGCCGGAGGTGCTGCTGCAGACGTAG
- the MIEF1 gene encoding mitochondrial dynamics protein MIEF1 isoform X4: MAGAGERKSKKDDNGIGTAIDFVLSNARLVLGVGGAAMLGIATLAVKRMYDRAISAPTSPTRLSHSGKRSWEEPNWMGSPRLLNKDMKTGLSRSLQALPTGSSAFDTDTFCPPRPKPLAKKGQVDLKKSRLRMSLQEKLLTYYRNRAAIPAGEQARAKQAAVDICAELRSFLRAKLPDMPLRDMYLSGSLYDDLQVVTADHIQLIVPLVLEQNLWSCIPGEDTIMNVPGFFLVRRENPEYFPRGSSYWDRCVVGGYLSPKTVADTFEKVVAGSINWPAIGSLLDYVIRPAPPPEALTLEVQYELDKHLVIDFLPSVTLGDTVLVAKPHRLAQYDNLWRLSLRPAETARLRALDQADLGCRSLCLKILKAICKSTPALGHLTASQLTNVILHLAQEEADWSPDVLADRFLQALRGLINYLEAGVLPSALNPKVNLFAELTPEEIDELGYTLYCSLSEPEVLLQT; this comes from the exons ATGGCAGGCGCTGGTGAGCGCAAAAGCAAGAAGGATGACAATGGCATCGGGACGGCCATTGATTTTGTGCTCTCCAATGCCCGGCtggtgctgggggtgggtggagcaGCCATGCTGGGCATCGCTACACTGGCAGTTAAGCGG ATGTACGATAGGGCGATCAGTGCCCCTACCAGCCCCACCCGCCTGAGCCATTCAGGGAAAAGGAGCTGGGAAGAACCGAACTGGATGGGCTCCCCTCGACTGCTTAACAAGGACATGAAGACAGGCCTAAGCAGGTCCCTACAGGCCCTCCCCACAGGCTCCTCGGCCTTTGACACAG ATACATTCTGCCCACCCCGGCCCAAGCCATTGGCCAAGAAGGGCCAGGTAGACTTGAAGAAGTCACGACTCCGCATGTCCCTGCAGGAGAAACTTCTTACTTACTACCGGAACCGGGCGGCCATCCCTGCTGGTGAGCAGGCTCGGGCCAAACAAGCTGCCGTGGACATATGTGCCGAGCTCCGGAGCTTCCTGCGGGCCAAGTTGCCTGACATGCCACTTCGGGATATGTACCTGAGTGGCAGCCTCTATGACGACCTGCAG GTGGTGACAGCTGACCACATCCAACTCATCGTGCCCCTTGTGCTGGAGCAGAACCTGTGGTCGTGTATCCCCGGAGAGGACACCATCATGAACGTCCCTGGCTTCTTCCTGGTTCGCCGGGAGAACCCAGAGTATTTCCCTCGTGGCAGCAGTTACTGGGACCGCTGTGTCGTAGGGGGCTACCTGTCTCCAAAGACGGTGGCAGACACGTTCGAGAAGGTTGTGGCTGGCTCCATCAACTGGCCGGCCATCGGGTCCCTCTTGGACTATGTGATTCGACCGGCACCACCCCCAGAGGCTCTGACTCTAGAAGTGCAGTATGAGCTCGACAAGCATCTTGTCATTGACTTCCTGCCATCAGTGACCCTTGGTGACACTGTCTTGGTGGCCAAACCACACCGGCTAGCCCAGTACGACAACCTGTGGCGGCTGAGCCTGCGTCCCGCCGAGACGGCACGCCTGCGGGCTCTGGACCAGGCTGACTTGGGCTGCCGCTCTCTGTGCCTCAAGATCCTCAAGGCCATATGCAAGTCCACCCCGGCCCTGGGCCACCTCACTGCCAGCCAGCTCACCAACGTCATCCTCCACTTGGCCCAGGAGGAGGCTGACTGGTCTCCAGATGTGCTGGCCGACCGATTCCTACAGGCCTTGAGGGGACTCATCAACTATTTAGAGGCTGGAGTTCTGCCCAGTGCCCTAAACCCCAAGGTGAACTTATTTGCAGAGCTCACCCCTGAGGAAATAGATGAATTGGGATACACTCTCTACTGCTCACTGTCTGAGCCGGAGGTGCTGCTGCAGACGTAG
- the RPS19BP1 gene encoding active regulator of SIRT1 yields MSASLLRRGLELLGLPEAPGAAPGQTKPSQAPMKRARKAKAPQAQKLRNSAKGKVPKSALVEFQKRERRGYLGVNLRFMTSARSTVAESITQQIVRQNRGRKACDRPVGKTKKKKKAAEGTVFTEEDFQKFQQEYFGS; encoded by the exons ATGTCGGCATCCTTGCTGCGGCGCGGCTTGGAGCTGTTGGGGCTGCCTGAGG cccccggggccgcgccagGCCAGACCAAGCCGAGCCAGGCTCCGATGAAGCGGGCCCGCAAAGCGAAGGCGCCCCAAGCCCAGAAGCTGCGGAACTCGGCCAAGGGAAAGGTGCCCAAGTCAGCGCTGG TTGAGTTCCAGAAGCGAGAGCGTCGAGGTTACCTTGGAGTAAACCTGCGGTTTATGACCAGTGCCAGAAGCACAGTGGCTGAATCCATCACCCAGCAG ATTGTACGTCAGAACCGGGGCCGCAAGGCCTGTGACCGGCCTGTGGGCAAgacgaagaagaagaagaaggcggCCGAGGGCACTGTGTTCACTGAGGAAGACTTCCAGAAGTTCCAGCAGGAATACTTCGGCAGCTAG
- the ATF4 gene encoding cyclic AMP-dependent transcription factor ATF-4, which translates to MAEMSFLSSEVLVGDLMSPFDQSGLGAEESLGLLDDCLELAKHFKPHGFSGDKAKAGSSEWLAVDGLISASDNGKEDAFSGTDWMVEKVDLKEFDFNALLGIDDLETMPDELLATLDDTCDLFDPLLQETNKEPPQIVNPIGHLPESLPTTDQGVPFTFLQPLPPSLGALSCTPDHSFSLELCGEVVISEEDRKPDSTTYITVIPQCVKEEDAHSDNDSGICMSPDSYLGSPQHSPPTSRGSPNRSLLSPGAPGGSARPKPYDPPGEKIVAAKVKGEKLDKKLKKMEQNKTAATRYRQKKRAEQEALTGECKELEKKNEALKEKADSLAKEIQYLKDLIEEVRKARGKKRVP; encoded by the exons ATGGCCGAGATGAGCTTCCTGAGCAGCGAGGTGTTGGTGGGGGACTTGATGTCCCCCTTCGACCAGTCGGGTTTGGGGGCTGAAGAGAGCCTAGGTCTCCTAGATGACTGCCTGGAGTTGGCCAAGCACTTCAAACCTCATGGGTTCTCCGGCGACAAGGCTAAGGCGGGCTCCTCCGAATGGCTGGCTGTGGATGGGTTGATCAGTGCCTCAGACAACGGCAAGG AGGATGCTTTCTCTGGGACAGACTGGATGGTGGAGAAAGTGGATCTGAAGGAGTTTGACTTTAATGCCCTGTTGGGTATAGATGACCTGGAAACCATGCCAGATGAGCTTTTGGCCACGTTGGATGACACGTGTGATCTCTTTGACCCCCTACTCCAGGAAACTAATAAGGAGCCCCCCCAGATAGTGAACCCAATTGGCCATCTTCCAGAAAGTTTACCAACAACTGACCAGGGCGTCCCCTTCACTTTCTTGCaacctcttcccccttccctagGGGCCCTGTCGTGCACTCCAGATCATTCCTTTAGTTTAGAGCTATGCGGTGAAGTGGTTATCTCTGAAGAGGATAGGAAGCCAGACTCCACCACTTACATAACTGTGATCCCTCAGTGCGTAAAGGAGGAGGATGCCCACTCAGATAACGATAGTGGCATCTGTATGAGTCCTGACTCCTACCTGGGCTCTCCCCAGCATAGCCCCCCTACCTCCAGGGGCTCTCCAAATAGGAGCCTGCTATCTCCAGGTGCCCCCGGTGGCTCTGCCCGCCCCAAACCTTACGACCCTCCTGGAGAGAAGATAGTAGCAGCAAAAGTAAAGGGTGAGAAACTAGATAAGAAGCTGAAGAAGATGGAGCAGAATAAGACAGCAGCTACTAGGTACCGCCAGAAGAAGAGGGCAGAGCAGGAGGCCCTCACTGGTGAATGTAAAGAGctagaaaagaagaatgaagctcTGAAAGAGAAGGCAGATTCTTTGGCCAAGGAGATCCAGTATCTGAAAGATCTGATAGAAGAGGTCCGCAAGGCAAGGGGGAAGAAAAGGGTCCCCTAG